One Tenebrio molitor chromosome 2, icTenMoli1.1, whole genome shotgun sequence genomic region harbors:
- the LOC138123517 gene encoding uncharacterized protein, protein MVTKMLNIVIPPPSMDNIRKISQKYLSSWNFPNCVGAIDGKHIRIKSPKNSGSLYFNYKEFYSIVMLAIVDADLKFAAIDVGSYGREGDAGIYLKSNFGTKIMNNEFNIPPPQALPQTNTVLPHVILGDEAFALHENLMKPFPRRQSINDQSKAVYNYRLSRARRTTENSFGILCAYFRIFFQPIAVAPETTDKLITCACILHNILREAKVLAPCQAALDEPMPLPTQNLIDLVENNARARHTPLDIRDQFKLYFNGPGAIEWQNRYCREH, encoded by the coding sequence ATGGTCACAAAAATGCTTAATATCGTCATACCCCCACCATCAATGGATAATATCCggaaaatttcccaaaaatatttatccagCTGGAATTTTCCTAATTGTGTAGGAGCGATAGACGGCAAGCATATACGAATAAAATCACCCAAAAACAGTGGTTCCCTGTACTTCAACTACAAGGAATTTTATTCTATTGTCATGCTTGCAATCGTCGATgcagatttaaaatttgctgCTATTGACGTTGGATCATACGGTCGGGAAGGAGATGCAGGGATATATCTCAAAAGCAATTTtggaacaaaaattatgaacaaCGAATTTAACATCCCTCCTCCACAAGCACTTCCGCAAACAAATACTGTTCTTCCACATGTCATCCTTGGAGACGAAGCATTTGCTTTACATGAAAATTTGATGAAACCCTTTCCAAGGAGACAATCGATAAATGATCAGTCTAAAGCTGTATACAATTACCGTCTATCTCGAGCAAGGCGTACAACAGAAAACAGCTTCGGCATCTTATGCGCATATTTtcgcattttttttcaaccgaTTGCTGTTGCTCCCGAAACAACagataaattaattacatgTGCTTGCATTTTGCACAATATCTTACGTGAAGCCAAGGTGCTGGCTCCATGTCAAGCTGCTTTGGATGAGCCTATGCCTCTACCAAcgcaaaatttaattgatcttgttgaaaataatgCACGTGCTCGACACACACCGCTTGACATTCGCGATCaatttaaactttatttcaACGGACCCGGCGCTATTGAATGGCAAAATCGTTACTGTAGAGAACATTGA